The DNA window CACCGAACTCGCGCGGCACATGAGCCCCGGCGATCTCGAGGCCTTCGGAGAACAAACCGAACTGGGGCTGCCGCCGGTGAAGACCATCGAGCAAGGTGCCGCCACCTCGGTGTTGCTCGCCGCCAGCCCCGACGTGCAGGGCGTCACCGGTTGCTACTACGAGGACTGCGCTCCGGCCCCCCGGGTCAGTGAACGTGCTGGCCACACCGGTGGGGTCGCGCCCTACGCGCTCGACCCGGACAACGCAGAGCGCCTTTGGCAGATCTCCGAGGAACTCACCCGATGACTCGAGGTTGATTTGAGATCGCCATGCTAATGGCGGTATCCCGCCCGTCGAACGGTTCGTGCCAAAAGGCAGTCAACTGGGTGCTGTGCGCAGGCGTTGCGATCGTGTTGTGCACCACGATGGTGATCGCCGCCAGCGAGCACGTCGCACACCGCGAACACACGTTTCACCGCCGCGTCACACGCACCTGGGCCGTCCTGACCATTGCCTGCGCTGCCCTCGGCGTGGCTCGGCCGGCACCTCTGGTCCTCGGCTTGATACTGGTCGCGATCCTCGGCGTCCCGTGGGGCCTCGCAGTAGCCCATCGAATCCAGGAAGGAATGCCCATGCGTATGCACAAGGTGGTATCACCGGCAGAAGCCGCCGACCGCTTGGCTATCCGCGAACTGTTCGACGCCTACGCCCATTGCGCCGACCACCGCGACGCCACAGGACAGCTGTCGCTGTTCACCACGGACGCACGGTTGATCGTCTACATGGACGCCCGATCCGACCAGCCGACCCAGGACCTCCGTGGCCATGAGCAAATCATGCCGGTCTTCGAAAATCTCCGGAGCTACCGGACCACAACGCATTTCAACGGTCAAAGCACCATCCACCTCGACGGCGACCGGGCCACCGGC is part of the Nocardia sp. NBC_00565 genome and encodes:
- a CDS encoding nuclear transport factor 2 family protein, which encodes MLCTTMVIAASEHVAHREHTFHRRVTRTWAVLTIACAALGVARPAPLVLGLILVAILGVPWGLAVAHRIQEGMPMRMHKVVSPAEAADRLAIRELFDAYAHCADHRDATGQLSLFTTDARLIVYMDARSDQPTQDLRGHEQIMPVFENLRSYRTTTHFNGQSTIHLDGDRATGESYCLAHHLYDVDGQRTLMVASLRYLDQFAKQANGSWMFAERRLMVDWTETRPSNP